cgagctgcgtcctcctgccttggcaggagccctcccagaagaaagcagagccgtggagcgggacggcgaggcaagagcgaggaagaagagcgtcggcttcgcgctgaagagggggcgggagagaggccctctgggcaaaggcccctccctggcatccccggggcagggatccctcagagtccggcgggcagcttgcggctgcgccggccggcttggcgctgggcgacctccctgtaagcagggccgggtcctttgctttgcttggcgttggccttttgccatcgcgctcctgtggctgcccggagagaggggcaaccgccctgtaaggagggcgagagtgcccgcctccgcgcccgaggggggaaacggagctctcctgacccccggcccgcccgccctgtaagcagggcagggctttttcccttggcacctttggtgccttctggcggcccctggccagagtgaccccccgtagtcggggcgtgtcacagcctgtgtccctttgcccctcagcacgctgAGGCCCTTTTGGCCCgtgcgcagcccggggccactaacgggcttcgctccgtcctcgggaacaaGGGGcaagcccgaggctctcctctcctgctcggcggcagggccggctccccacggctcggcgcacagagcttgctccctcttctgggacgttccccctttgtgtccttgtcccgtcggtgtgagtgagcgagcgagcgagctggtccctcctgtagcccccgtagagatgtaggcagcgtagcttagacttcccaggagggaaagaggggctctgtgcacCAACCCGTGGGGAGCCAGCCCCGgcgccgagcaggagaggagagcctcgggctcgccccctgttcccgaggaggGAGCGAAGCCCGCTGGTGGCGTCGCGGGCACCGGGGGCCGCCCGTCCTGCTGGCcatgtgccagcgtgggcctccccccgtcctcggggtggggccctgtccctgccggccttaggccgcgaggccgttgttgggagtgccgggcctcgggggggcggccccctaagtggggctttgtgcgtcccccctgctcggcgggcggttggagggaccccctgtaatcaggcgggtgtcccgcggggtcccccggcctctcacgggcgtggggctgggcgtgtgccctccctgccctcggggcccagctcagggccttaggccacgagccccggtgcctggcccttgagccaggtacttgatgccgcgggggaaggccgagctccgtggctccctgggcgtggacccgcctgtaagcagggtccgggtctgggagcctttgcgctccctcagctggcagcctgtgcggggcgaccgccccgttagcggggagcgggtcaggtggcccccgaagcggagagaaggagcctccgcaggcctttgggcccagggcccccctgtaagtcggggccagtgccctggtgtcccaggcgCTTTGTGGTCCGGGCAGCGGCCGGAggcccctgtaagcagggcggcagcctctttggccgctgcttcgcgtgcccagctgcctttgcccagagggcccggctccccgcagcccgggtgggactgcgccgtgcgtcgccgtggtgagtccaagtgaagcttggagagttttgggggggggcctgtgggtgggcggggaggggcttggagatgtgcctccgggggcgtggggtgcGGGTcgccttggtagggaggagctggtgtttctcgggcccacctgcctcctcccgccctggcagaagccgtcggagaagagagcggaagaggcgtcgcgcgggacggcagcgccggcgcgggaagacgccgcggtgagagcggctgaagtcggggggtggtgtggaggtgggggggtcctgcgagtgggcgggcgggtggtggctggggcagctgcccctgggtcctgctttccttgggtgcaaggactcggagcttcggagtccgagctgcgtcctcctgccttggcaggagccctcccagaagaaagcagagccgtggagcgggacggcgaggcaagagcgaggaagaagagcgtcggcttcgcgctgaagagggggcgggagagaggccctctgggcaaaggcccctccctggcatccccggggcagggatccctcagagtccggcgggcagcttgcggctgcgccggccggcttggcgctgggcgacctccctgtaagcagggccgggtcctttgctttgcttggcgttggccttttgccatcgcgctcctgtggctgcccggagagaggggcaaccgccctgtaaggagggcgagagtgcccgcctccgcgcccgaggggggaaacggagctctcccgacccccggcccgcccgccctgtaagcagggcagggctttttcccttggcacctttggtgccttctggcggcccctggccagagtgaccccccgtagtcggggcgtgtcacagcctgtgtccctttgcccctcagcacgctgAGGCCCTTTTGGCCCgtgcgcagcccggggccactaacgggcttcgctccgtcctcgggaacaaGGGcaagcccgaggctctcctctcctgctcggcggcagggccggctccccacggctcggcgcacagagcttgctccctcttctgggacgttccccctttgtgtccttgtcccgtcggtgtgagtgagcgagcgagcgagctggtccctcctgtagcccccgtagagatgtaggcagcgtagcttagacttcccaggagggaaagaggggctctgtgcacCAACCCGTGGGGAGCCAGCCCCGgcgccgagcaggagaggagagcctcgggctcgccccctgttcccgaggaggGAGCGAAGCCCGCTGGTGGCGTCGCGGGCACCGGGGGCCGCCCGTCCTGCTGGCcatgtgccagcgtgggcctccccccgtcctcggggtggggccctgtccctgccggccttaggccgcgaggccgttgttgggagtgccgggcctcgggggggcggccccctaagtggggctttgtgcgtcccccctgctcggcgggcggttggagggaccccctgtaatcaggcgggtgtcccgcggggtcccccggcctctcacgggcgtggggctgggcgtgtgccctccctgccctcggggcccagctcagggccttaggccacgagccccggtgcctggcccttgagccaggtacttgatgccgcgggggaaggccgagctccgtggctccctgggcgtggacccgcctgtaagcagggtccgggtctgggagcctttgcgctccctcagctggcagcctgtgcggggcgaccgccccgttagcggggagcgggtcaggtggcccccgaagcggagagaaggagcctccgcaggcctttgggcccagggcccccctgtaagtcggggccagtgccctggtgtcccaggcgCTTTGTGGTCCGGGCAGCGGCCGAggcccctgtaagcagggcggcagcctctttggccgctgcttcgcgtgcccagctgcctttgcccagagggcccggctccccgcagcccgggtgggactgcgccgtgcgtcgccgtggtgagtccaagtgaagcttggagagttttgggggggggcctgtgggtgggcggggaggggcttggagatgtgcctccgggggcgtggggtgcGGGTcgccttggtagggaggagctggtgtttctcgggcccacctgcctcctcccgccctggcagaagccgtcggagaagagagcggaagaggcgtcgcgcgggacggcagcgccggcgcgggaagacgccgcggtgagagcggctgaagtcggggggtggtgtggaggtgggggggtcctgcgagtgggcgggcgggtggtggctggggcagctgcccctgggtcctgctttccttgggtgcaaggactcggagcttcggagtccgagctgcgtcctcctgccttggcaggagccctcccagaagaaagcagagccgtggagcgggacggcgaggcaagagcgaggaagaagagcgtcggcttcgcgctgaagagggggcgggagagaggccctctgggcaaaggcccctccctggcatccccggggcagggatctctcagagtccggcgggcagcttgcggctgcgccggccggcttggcgctgggcgacctccctgtaagcagggccgggtcctttgctttgcttggcgttggccttttgccatcgcgctcctgtggctgcccggagagaggggcaaccgccctgtaaggagggcgagagtgcccgcctccgcgcccgaggggggaaacggagctctcccgacccccggcccgcccgccctgtaagcagggcagggctttttcccttggcacctttggtgccttctggcggcccctggccagagtgacccccccgtagtcggggcgtgtcacagcctgtgtccctttgcccctcagcacgctgAGGCCCTTTTGGCCCgtgcgcagcccggggccactaacggcttcgctccgtcctcgggaacaaGGGGcaagcccgaggctctcctctcctgctcggcggcagggccggctccccacggctcggcgcacagagcttgctccctcttctgggacgttccccctttgtgtccttgtcccgtcggtgtgagtgagcgagcgagcgagctggtccctcctgtagcccccgtagagatgtaggcagcgtagcttagacttcccaggagggaaagaggggctctgtgcacCAACCCGTGGGGAGCCAGCCCCGgcgccgagcaggagaggagagcctcgggctcgccccctgttcccgaggaggGAGCGAAGCCCGCTGGTGGCGTCGCGGGCACCGGGGGCCGCCCGTCCTGCTGGCcatgtgccagcgtgggcctccccccgtcctcggggtggggccctgtccctgccggccttaggccgcgaggccgttgttgggagtgccgggcctcggggggggcggccccctaagtggggctttgtgcgtcccccctgctcggcgggcggttggagggaccccctgtaatcaggcgggtgtcccgcggggtcccccggcctctcacgggcgtggggctgggcgtgtgccctccctgccctcggggcccagctcagggccttaggccacgagccccggtgcctggcccttgagccaggtacttgatgccgcgggggaaggccgagctccgtggctccctgggcgtggacccgcctgtaagcagggtccgggtctgggagcctttgcgctccctcagctggcagcctgtgcggggcgaccgccccgttagcggggagcgggtcaggtggcccccgaagcggagagaaggagcctccgcaggcctttgggcccagggcccccctgtaagtcggggccagtgccANNNNNNNNNNNNNNNNNNNNNNNNNNNNNNNNNNNNNNNNNNNNNNNNNNNNNNNNNNNNNNNNNNNNNNNNNNNNNNNNNNNNNNNNNNNNNNNNNNNNNNNNNNNNNNNNNNNNNNNNNNNNNNNNNNNNNNNNNNNNNNNNNNNNNNNNNNNNNNNNNNNNNNNNNNNNNNNNNNNNNNNNNNNNNNNNNNNNNNNNtcgcctgtaagcagggcagggctttttcccttggcacctttggtgccttctggcggcccctggccagagtgaccccccgtagtcggggcgtgtcacagcctgtgtccctttgcccctcagcacgctgAGGCCCTTTTGGCCgtgcgcagcccggggccactaacgggcttcgctccgtcctcggaACAAGGGGcaagcccgaggctctcctctcctgctcggcggcagggccggctccccacggctcggcgcacagagcttgctccctcttctgggacgttccccctttgtgtccttgtccgtcggtgtgagtgagcgagcgagcgagctggtccctcctgtagcccccgtagagatgtagcagcgtagcttagacttcccaggagggaaagaggggctctgtgcacCAACCCGTGGGGAGCCAGCCCCGgcgccgagcaggagaggagagcctcgggctcgccccctgttcccgaggaggGAGCGAAGCCCGCTGGTGGCGTCGCGGGCACCGGGGGCCGCCCGTCCTGCTGGCcatgtgccagcgtgggcctccccccgtcctcggggtggggccctgtccctgccggccttaggccgcgaggccgttgttgggagtgccgggcctcggggggcggccccctaagtggggctttgtgcgtcccccctgctcggcgggcggttggagggaccccctgtaatcaggcgggtgtcccgcggggtcccccggcctctcacgggcgtggggctggcgtgtgccctccctgccctcggggcccagctcagggccttaggccacgagccccggtgcctggcccttgagccaggtacttgatgccgcgggggaaggccgagctccgtggctccctggg
This genomic window from Pseudopipra pipra isolate bDixPip1 chromosome 9, bDixPip1.hap1, whole genome shotgun sequence contains:
- the LOC135419236 gene encoding collagen alpha-2(I) chain-like, whose product is MPRGKAELRGSLGVDPPVSRVRVWEPLRSLSWQPVRGDRPVSGERVRWPPKRREGASAGLWAQGPPVSRGQCPGVPGALWSGQRPEAPVSRAAASLAAASRAQLPLPRGPGSPQPGWDCAVRRREAVGEESGRGVARDGSAGAGRRRGALPEESRAVERDGEARARKKSVGFALKRGRERGPLGKGPSLASPGQGSLRVRRAACGCAGRLGAGRPPCKQGRVLCFAWRWPFAIALLWLPGERGNRPVRRARVPASAPEGGNGALPTPGPPAL